From Candidatus Pedobacter colombiensis, one genomic window encodes:
- a CDS encoding TonB family protein, whose translation MFGSKIDLLKTEWLDVVFAQKNKKYGAYQLRKESASNTTKALVIASSVFILMFVSPKIISLIKGKLPEEQVEKQVEVVVAPPPPVNPETPPPPPVEPPPPKQDQIKFPPPIVKPDNEVVDKEPVQIEDLKKADPGQKTIEGDPTADIVVAGPVGEGPKQAAVVEDTKVYDFVSIETQPGFPGGMEKFYAYLHKAVRYPAMAQENNIQGKVFLSFVVEKNGELTDIKVERKLGGGTDEEAIRVLKASPRWTPGIQNGKPVRVKYTIPISFTLSN comes from the coding sequence ATGTTTGGTTCTAAGATAGATTTATTAAAGACAGAGTGGCTTGATGTGGTATTTGCACAGAAGAACAAGAAATACGGAGCTTACCAGCTGCGTAAAGAAAGTGCTTCTAATACGACCAAGGCTCTTGTCATCGCATCATCGGTATTTATACTGATGTTTGTGTCGCCTAAGATCATTAGCCTGATCAAAGGCAAGCTGCCTGAAGAACAGGTAGAAAAACAGGTTGAGGTTGTGGTTGCGCCACCTCCACCGGTAAACCCGGAGACACCTCCGCCACCACCGGTAGAGCCTCCGCCACCAAAACAGGATCAGATCAAATTCCCTCCGCCGATTGTAAAACCGGATAATGAGGTGGTTGATAAAGAACCTGTTCAGATTGAGGATTTGAAAAAAGCTGACCCAGGTCAGAAAACCATTGAAGGTGACCCAACAGCTGATATCGTTGTAGCTGGTCCGGTTGGTGAAGGCCCTAAACAGGCAGCAGTAGTGGAAGATACTAAGGTTTATGACTTTGTGAGTATCGAAACTCAGCCAGGATTCCCAGGTGGTATGGAGAAATTCTACGCTTACTTGCATAAAGCGGTAAGATATCCTGCAATGGCTCAAGAGAATAACATTCAAGGTAAAGTGTTCTTATCTTTCGTAGTTGAGAAAAACGGAGAATTGACAGATATTAAAGTGGAAAGAAAACTAGGTGGCGGTACCGATGAGGAAGCCATCAGGGTACTAAAAGCAAGTCCACGCTGGACACCAGGTATTCAAAATGGTAAGCCGGTTCGTGTGAAGTACACCATTCCAATCAGTTTTACCTTATCAAATTAG
- a CDS encoding NADH-quinone oxidoreductase subunit A — METQSVPVDFLPIVFQVIVALGFVVVTLVATHFLGPRRKTKDKLETFEAGIQTIGNARQPFSIKYFLVAILFVLFDVEVIFMYPWAVNFRALGMTGMIEMFVFMGTLLLGFIYVIKKKSLDWN; from the coding sequence ATGGAAACGCAAAGTGTACCTGTAGATTTTTTACCAATTGTATTTCAAGTAATCGTTGCTTTAGGATTTGTTGTTGTTACTTTAGTTGCAACACACTTTTTAGGGCCAAGAAGGAAGACCAAAGATAAGCTGGAAACCTTTGAAGCTGGTATTCAAACCATTGGTAATGCGCGTCAGCCATTCTCTATTAAGTATTTTTTGGTGGCTATCCTCTTCGTTCTTTTTGATGTGGAGGTGATTTTTATGTATCCATGGGCGGTTAATTTCAGAGCTTTGGGTATGACCGGCATGATAGAGATGTTTGTGTTTATGGGCACCCTTTTATTGGGTTTTATATACGTGATAAAGAAGAAATCGCTGGACTGGAATTAA
- a CDS encoding biopolymer transporter ExbD, whose amino-acid sequence MAELDTSGGGGKKGKKVRSKKQSTKVDLTAMVDLAFLLITFFMLTTSLSKPIAMDIAKPDKDDNSVERNELRASETMTILLGKNNKVAWYMGEAGKSKPEVEGFGDIRKSILDNKKKVADATGGRQIIVVIKPTSGATYKNFVDIMDELSIAKITTAPAIDDENITDAEKDFMKQAGIL is encoded by the coding sequence ATGGCAGAATTAGATACCTCCGGCGGGGGGGGCAAAAAAGGCAAAAAAGTAAGGAGTAAGAAACAAAGTACCAAAGTAGATTTAACTGCGATGGTGGATTTGGCCTTCTTGTTAATCACATTCTTTATGCTAACCACCTCTCTGTCGAAACCAATTGCAATGGATATTGCAAAGCCTGATAAGGACGACAACTCTGTTGAAAGAAACGAATTGCGTGCCTCTGAGACGATGACTATCCTATTGGGTAAAAACAATAAAGTGGCCTGGTATATGGGCGAGGCTGGTAAATCAAAACCTGAAGTAGAAGGTTTTGGTGATATCAGAAAGTCAATATTAGATAATAAAAAGAAAGTAGCAGATGCTACCGGAGGAAGACAGATCATCGTGGTGATTAAACCTACCTCTGGAGCGACTTATAAGAACTTTGTTGATATTATGGATGAGCTATCGATCGCTAAAATCACTACAGCACCGGCAATTGATGACGAGAACATCACTGATGCTGAAAAGGATTTCATGAAACAGGCTGGAATTTTATAA
- a CDS encoding substrate-binding domain-containing protein: MKNLSFILLLMVFVACKQKPKPAGGVEETRTSGTVKMLVDESFSEVLADQIEVFKTDYPDTKFTIIEGNEQRIVPTFLNDSVRVIILSRMLTPEEDKIYRNRSIVPKTSRFAIDGITLITNKDNLDSNITVAEVIDILKGTSTSGKQLVFDNPYSSTLRYFKTLAGITSLPPKGIYTLQTNNDVIKYIAENKGFIGVLGVNWLIDNKKDMAGYLNKVKMMGVKNLKGKKGDDKFYQPVQANLINGIYPFLRNIYIINAEGRDGLGTGFANWLVSPRGQLIVLKSGLGPHKLASRDFNFKNTN, from the coding sequence ATGAAGAATCTTAGTTTTATCCTTTTACTGATGGTTTTTGTTGCCTGTAAACAGAAACCAAAGCCTGCAGGTGGTGTAGAAGAAACACGTACATCCGGTACCGTGAAGATGCTGGTGGATGAGTCTTTTTCTGAAGTCCTTGCGGATCAGATAGAAGTATTTAAAACAGATTATCCGGATACTAAGTTTACAATAATCGAAGGTAATGAGCAACGTATTGTACCTACTTTTTTAAATGACAGTGTGCGGGTGATTATTTTATCAAGGATGCTTACACCCGAAGAAGATAAAATCTATAGGAACAGAAGTATTGTTCCTAAAACATCAAGATTTGCAATCGATGGAATTACTTTAATCACTAATAAGGATAATCTGGACAGCAACATTACAGTAGCGGAAGTTATAGATATTTTGAAGGGAACATCGACAAGTGGCAAACAACTTGTATTCGATAACCCTTATTCCAGTACTTTGCGTTATTTTAAAACGTTGGCAGGGATTACTTCACTGCCGCCAAAAGGAATTTATACTTTGCAGACCAATAACGATGTGATTAAGTATATTGCAGAAAATAAAGGGTTTATTGGGGTTTTGGGAGTGAATTGGCTGATTGATAACAAAAAGGATATGGCCGGTTACCTGAACAAAGTGAAAATGATGGGGGTAAAGAATTTGAAGGGTAAAAAAGGTGATGATAAATTTTATCAGCCTGTTCAGGCTAATTTAATTAACGGTATTTATCCTTTTTTAAGAAATATATACATTATCAATGCGGAAGGTAGAGATGGTTTAGGCACAGGCTTTGCAAATTGGTTGGTAAGTCCGAGGGGACAACTGATTGTACTTAAATCCGGATTAGGTCCGCATAAACTGGCTTCACGCGATTTTAATTTTAAGAATACAAACTAA
- a CDS encoding biopolymer transporter ExbD, with the protein MPRAKVQRKSTAIDMTAMCDVSFLLLTFFILTATARQPDPLDITIPSSTYKLKVPDLDMGILSIGKGQVFYEIIGKDIKMSTLDKMGEKYNIKFTPQERERFGVIGAFGVPIQSLKQFIDMDGEKRTAFQKTAGGIPADSTNNQLAEWILESRKSVAELHSTQMRVSIKGDAEEEYPVVKKIVDILQKQKINKFSLITSAEGDAK; encoded by the coding sequence ATGCCAAGAGCAAAGGTTCAAAGAAAGAGTACTGCGATAGATATGACCGCCATGTGCGATGTATCTTTCCTATTGCTTACTTTCTTTATATTAACAGCAACAGCACGTCAACCTGATCCTTTGGATATTACTATACCTTCATCAACCTATAAACTTAAGGTTCCTGATTTGGATATGGGGATATTATCGATAGGAAAAGGCCAGGTGTTCTATGAGATCATAGGAAAAGACATTAAAATGTCTACGCTGGATAAGATGGGCGAGAAATATAACATTAAGTTTACTCCGCAAGAGAGAGAACGTTTTGGTGTTATTGGCGCTTTCGGAGTTCCAATCCAAAGTTTGAAACAATTCATTGATATGGATGGAGAGAAAAGAACAGCGTTTCAAAAAACAGCCGGTGGTATTCCTGCCGATTCAACTAACAATCAGTTGGCCGAATGGATTTTGGAGTCTCGTAAGTCTGTTGCCGAATTACATTCTACGCAAATGCGTGTGAGTATAAAAGGAGATGCAGAAGAAGAATATCCTGTGGTTAAGAAAATCGTTGACATTCTTCAGAAGCAAAAAATTAACAAATTCAGTTTAATTACATCCGCCGAAGGCGATGCTAAATAA